Proteins from a genomic interval of Polaribacter sp. Q13:
- a CDS encoding DUF2723 domain-containing protein, with amino-acid sequence MTSANFKKWNIILGWATFVIALITYTLTLEPTVSFWDCGEYISTSIKLEVGHPPGAPLFQMLGAFFAMFTTDVTHIAKMVNFMSALASAFTILFMFWTISNLAKKLALKTGEISEGKYIAILGSSIVGALAYTFSDSFWFSAVEGEVYAMSSFLMALLFWLGLKWENEIHTARGNKWLILISFVVGLSFGVHILSLLVIPAIVMLYFFKTYKEINLKTTAIATVISVVALMFVFKFLFPFTLKFFSASELFFINSIGMPYNSGSIIAALILVGLFYFGLNFTRKKNKIHANTLILSVLFIMIGFSSWMMLPIRANADTTINENSPSSARELLAYYDREQYGDANVFYDTYYSNSYERAQDANNPYKDDKPKYEKKNGKYEIVNYYKGVVPNWSDKHKGFIPRMVNPASEKMYKSIAGIPQNSKRRPTFAENIKFMMSYQFGYMYGRYFMWNFVGRQNDIQGNLDVFNGNWISGITPIDEARLGSQKNLPSQVLENKGRNKYYFLPLLLGIIGLLYQIKWDKENFFTLFLFFAFTGFAIIFYTNPKPFEPRERDYAVVGSFYIFAIWIGFGVLALYEYLKSFANKRMVAIAVSLISLLAVPTLMASQNWNDHDRSNRYTTHLNAQAYLESCDENAIMFTIGDNDTFPLWYMQEVEGVRTDIKLINTSLFATDWYIDQMKRATYKAGPIPSQLKHDQYKYGTLDVAYSMDHPRFKDSIMTIKNFMRWIASDSDATYVETENGQKEKFYPTNKIRIPVNKEAVLKNGIVAQKDADKIVPYIDITIDDRALFKNRILMLDILANNNWEKPIYFTGGANADEEYLWLKDYLQQDGLAYKLVPIKTPMAKKSLLDMGRIDPEKMYANIQKWNWRNINDGKIYLDEQTKRSSISLRNSLLRLSETFAKEGDTIKALEVLDLSLDKMPIKDFDHYSLSLGYPEAYYRLKDSKKARETSRTLIDLFKEKLLWLSTFSKDDTDLIFDDIDTSLYMYRNIISQAEKGEVDKEYLDNLQDEFINIVKLFNHLIPDEK; translated from the coding sequence ATGACATCAGCAAATTTTAAAAAATGGAACATCATCTTAGGATGGGCTACATTTGTAATTGCTTTAATTACATATACACTTACTTTAGAACCAACCGTGAGTTTCTGGGATTGTGGAGAGTACATTTCCACATCCATTAAACTAGAAGTTGGCCATCCACCTGGCGCACCTTTATTCCAAATGTTGGGTGCCTTTTTTGCAATGTTTACAACCGATGTTACGCATATTGCCAAAATGGTTAACTTTATGTCTGCCCTAGCAAGTGCGTTCACCATATTATTTATGTTTTGGACCATTAGCAATTTGGCAAAGAAACTAGCGCTAAAAACGGGTGAAATTTCTGAGGGAAAATACATTGCAATTTTAGGAAGCTCTATTGTAGGTGCTTTAGCCTATACTTTTTCAGATAGTTTTTGGTTTAGTGCCGTAGAAGGTGAAGTATATGCAATGTCATCATTTTTAATGGCATTATTATTCTGGCTAGGTTTAAAATGGGAAAATGAAATACACACTGCTAGAGGTAACAAATGGTTAATTCTAATTAGTTTTGTAGTAGGATTATCTTTTGGAGTACATATCCTTTCTTTGCTGGTAATCCCAGCAATCGTAATGTTATATTTCTTTAAGACATACAAAGAAATCAACTTAAAAACAACTGCCATTGCTACCGTAATTTCTGTGGTGGCATTAATGTTTGTCTTTAAATTTTTATTTCCATTTACCTTAAAATTCTTTAGTGCTTCTGAGTTGTTTTTTATCAATTCTATAGGAATGCCTTATAATTCTGGAAGTATTATTGCTGCCTTAATTTTAGTAGGACTGTTCTATTTTGGGTTAAACTTTACCCGAAAGAAAAATAAAATACATGCAAATACCTTAATTCTTTCTGTATTATTTATAATGATTGGTTTTTCTTCTTGGATGATGCTACCAATTAGAGCAAATGCAGATACAACCATTAATGAAAACAGTCCTTCTAGTGCTCGTGAATTATTAGCTTATTATGATCGTGAACAATATGGAGATGCTAATGTGTTTTATGATACCTATTACTCTAATTCTTACGAACGAGCTCAAGATGCTAACAACCCTTATAAAGATGACAAGCCAAAGTATGAGAAAAAAAATGGCAAATACGAGATTGTAAATTATTACAAAGGCGTGGTACCAAATTGGTCTGACAAGCACAAAGGTTTTATTCCTAGAATGGTAAACCCTGCTTCAGAAAAAATGTACAAATCTATTGCCGGAATTCCGCAAAACAGTAAACGTAGACCCACATTTGCAGAAAACATAAAGTTTATGATGAGCTATCAGTTTGGCTATATGTATGGACGTTATTTTATGTGGAATTTTGTAGGAAGGCAAAACGACATTCAAGGAAACTTAGATGTTTTTAATGGAAACTGGATTAGTGGTATTACTCCGATTGATGAAGCTCGATTAGGCTCTCAAAAGAATTTACCTTCCCAAGTTTTAGAAAACAAAGGAAGAAACAAATACTACTTTTTACCATTATTATTAGGAATTATTGGTTTATTATATCAAATTAAATGGGATAAAGAAAATTTCTTCACCCTCTTTTTATTCTTTGCTTTTACAGGGTTTGCCATTATATTTTACACAAACCCCAAACCTTTTGAGCCTAGAGAAAGAGATTATGCCGTTGTAGGTAGTTTTTACATTTTTGCTATATGGATTGGTTTTGGAGTACTTGCTTTATATGAATACTTAAAGAGTTTTGCCAACAAAAGAATGGTTGCAATTGCCGTTTCTTTAATTTCACTTTTAGCCGTACCAACCTTAATGGCCTCCCAAAATTGGAATGATCATGATCGTTCTAACAGATATACAACACATTTAAATGCACAAGCTTATTTAGAAAGTTGTGACGAGAATGCCATTATGTTTACTATTGGTGATAACGACACCTTCCCGCTTTGGTATATGCAAGAAGTAGAAGGCGTTAGAACCGATATAAAACTAATAAACACATCTTTATTTGCAACAGATTGGTATATAGACCAGATGAAACGAGCTACCTATAAAGCAGGACCTATTCCGTCTCAATTAAAACACGATCAATATAAATACGGAACCCTGGATGTTGCTTATTCTATGGATCATCCTCGTTTTAAAGATTCTATAATGACTATTAAAAACTTTATGCGTTGGATTGCTTCTGATAGCGATGCTACTTATGTGGAAACAGAAAATGGTCAGAAAGAAAAATTTTATCCAACAAATAAAATTAGAATTCCTGTTAATAAAGAGGCTGTATTAAAAAATGGAATTGTAGCACAAAAGGATGCTGATAAGATTGTACCTTATATAGACATTACTATAGATGATAGAGCCTTATTTAAGAATAGAATTTTAATGTTAGATATTCTTGCCAATAACAATTGGGAAAAACCAATTTATTTTACAGGTGGCGCAAATGCTGACGAAGAGTATCTTTGGTTAAAAGACTATTTACAGCAAGATGGATTGGCCTATAAATTAGTTCCTATTAAAACTCCGATGGCTAAAAAGAGTTTGCTTGATATGGGAAGAATTGATCCAGAAAAAATGTACGCTAACATTCAGAAATGGAATTGGAGAAACATTAACGATGGTAAAATTTATTTAGATGAGCAAACCAAAAGAAGTTCTATTTCTTTACGTAATAGCTTATTGCGCCTGTCTGAAACTTTTGCAAAAGAAGGTGATACTATAAAAGCCTTAGAAGTTTTAGACTTATCTTTAGATAAAATGCCTATTAAAGACTTTGACCATTACAGTTTATCTTTAGGTTACCCAGAAGCCTATTACCGATTAAAAGATTCTAAAAAAGCTAGAGAGACCTCTAGAACATTGATAGACTTGTTCAAAGAAAAATTACTTTGGTTAAGTACTTTTTCTAAAGATGACACCGATTTAATTTTTGACGATATAGACACGTCACTTTACATGTACAGAAACATTATTAGTCAGGCAGAAAAAGGTGAAGTTGATAAGGAATATTTAGATAATTTACAAGACGAATTTATAAATATTGTAAAGCTATTTAATCATCTAATTCCGGATGAAAAATAA
- the thrC gene encoding threonine synthase — protein MNYYSLHHKSPKSTFKNAVVEGLAKDRGIYFPDNIQQLSKDFIENISDYTNYEIAYEVIKQFVGDEIPTEKLKEIVANTVSFDFPLVEVDDNIAALELFHGPTMAFKDVGAKFMAQCLEYFNKDNDDEVTVLVATSGDTGGAVANGFLGAKGVNVVILYPSGKVSDIQEKQLTTLGQNITALEVDGVFDDCQEMVKTAFLDEEITKTLTSANSINVARWLPQMFYFFFAYKELHKKHKDLIFSVPSGNFGNICAGIMAQKLGLPIKHFVASTNVNDTVPNFLKDGVYKPKPSKATISNAMDVGNPSNFIRIQELFNNDLEALKSAFSSYSFSDDETRATMKEIYANSGYVADPHGAVGYLGLKKHGLKENEFGVFLETAHPVKFLDVVEETLPVKVAIPEQIKKVINNTKVAYKASTYQDLKDFLMKK, from the coding sequence ATGAACTATTACAGTTTACACCATAAATCGCCAAAATCAACATTTAAAAACGCCGTTGTAGAAGGCCTTGCAAAAGACAGAGGAATTTATTTTCCAGATAACATTCAGCAACTTTCAAAAGACTTTATTGAAAACATTTCTGATTATACAAATTACGAAATCGCATACGAAGTAATTAAACAGTTTGTAGGTGATGAAATTCCTACTGAAAAATTAAAAGAGATTGTTGCAAATACCGTTTCTTTCGATTTCCCTTTGGTAGAAGTTGATGATAATATTGCTGCTTTAGAATTGTTTCATGGTCCAACCATGGCATTTAAAGATGTTGGAGCCAAATTCATGGCACAATGTTTAGAATACTTCAACAAAGACAATGATGATGAAGTTACTGTTTTAGTCGCTACTTCTGGAGATACTGGTGGTGCTGTTGCTAACGGATTTTTAGGCGCAAAAGGCGTAAATGTGGTTATTTTATATCCTTCAGGAAAAGTGAGTGATATTCAAGAAAAACAATTAACAACTTTAGGCCAGAATATTACGGCTCTTGAAGTAGACGGTGTTTTTGATGATTGCCAAGAAATGGTAAAAACTGCTTTTTTAGATGAAGAAATCACGAAAACATTAACCTCTGCAAACTCTATAAACGTTGCGCGTTGGTTACCACAAATGTTTTACTTTTTCTTCGCTTATAAAGAATTACATAAAAAACATAAAGACCTCATATTTTCCGTTCCTAGTGGAAACTTTGGTAATATTTGCGCAGGAATCATGGCTCAAAAATTAGGTTTACCTATTAAACACTTTGTAGCTTCTACAAATGTAAATGATACGGTTCCTAACTTTTTAAAAGATGGAGTTTACAAACCAAAACCATCTAAAGCAACTATTTCTAACGCGATGGACGTTGGTAATCCAAGTAACTTTATCAGAATTCAAGAATTATTCAATAATGACTTAGAAGCTCTTAAAAGTGCTTTTTCTTCGTATAGTTTTTCTGATGATGAAACGCGTGCTACTATGAAAGAAATTTACGCAAATTCTGGTTACGTTGCAGATCCTCATGGAGCTGTTGGTTACTTAGGTTTAAAAAAACACGGATTAAAAGAAAATGAATTTGGTGTATTTTTAGAAACTGCACATCCTGTTAAATTTTTAGACGTTGTGGAAGAAACTCTACCTGTTAAAGTAGCAATCCCAGAACAAATTAAGAAAGTAATCAATAATACAAAAGTGGCTTATAAAGCTTCTACGTATCAAGATTTAAAAGATTTCTTAATGAAGAAATAA